The Solicola gregarius DNA window CCCACGCCTCCCGGCGCGTCGCCGTGAGCCGGCGTACGCGTCCCGTTAGCCTGTCGAACATGCGTTCGCTGAGCTTTGGCGCGCCCGCGCGTACGGGCGGGGGTGCCTGATGCGCGTGCTCGGCATCGACCCCGGTTTGACCCGCTGCGGCATCGGCGTCGTCGACGGTACGATCGGTCGCCCGCTGTCGATGGTGGAGTTCGGCGTCGCGCGTACGCCCGCCGACGCGCACGTGTCCGCGCGGTTGCTCGCGATCGAGGCCGAGCTCGAGGCGTGGCTCGACCGGCACAGCCCCGACGCGGTCGCGGTCGAGCGGGTGTTCAGCCAGCACAACGTACGTACCGTGATGGGCACGGCGCAGGCCAGCGGCGTCGTCATGGCCGCGGCGGCCCGTCGAGGCCTGCCGGTCGCGTTGCACACGCCGAGCGAGGTGAAGGCCGCCGTGACGGGGAGCGGTCGCGCCGACAAGGCGCAGGTTGCCGCCATGGTCACCCGCCTGCTGCGACTGGGGGCACCGCCGAAGCCGGCCGACGCGGCCGATGCGCTGGCCCTCGCCATCTGCCACGTCTGGCGCGGCCAGGCCGCCTCGCGGCTCGAGGCCGCCGTACTCGCACAGTCCACGAGGAGGACACCGTGATCGCCTTCGTCTCCGGCAGGGTCGCCGCAACCAACCTGACGTCGGTCGTCATCGAGGTGGGTGGGGTAGGCATGCTCGTGCACGCCACGCCGACCACGATCGCGGGCGTGCGCCGCGGTGAGCAGGCGACACTGACGACGTCGATGGTCGTACGCGAGGACTCCCTGACCTTGTACGGCTTCGCCGACGACGAGGAGCGCGACATGTTCGAGCTCGTCCAGACCGCCAACGGCATCGGCCCCAAGGTCGCGCAGGCGATGATCGCGGTGCTCAGCCCCGACGACATCCGTACCGCGGTTGCGAGCGACGACCACAAGACGCTGACCTCGGTGCCGGGCATCGGTGCCAAGGGTGCACAGCGCATCGTGCTCGAGCTCAAGGACCGCGTCGGCCCGGCGGCGTCGGTGGCCGCGACCATGCCCGCATCCGGACACAGCCCCTGGCGCGACCAGGTCCACGAGGCGCTGATCGGCCTCGGCTGGTCGGCCCGCGAGGCCGATAAGGCGGTTGTCGCCGTCGCGCCGATCGCCGATGAGCAGGGCGACACCGTCGACGTACCTGCCCTGCTGCGCGGCGCGTTGCGTACGCTGTCGAAGGCATGACATCGGCGAGCGCTGAGGAGAACATGACGTACGACGCGCACTCCGAAGACCCGCCGCTCGACACGGCACGCGCGCTGGTCCAGCCCGACGCCGAGGGCGACGAGCGTGCGTTCGAGGCGGCGCTGCGGCCGAAGACGCTGGACGAGCTCGTCGGCCAAGATCGCGTACGCGAGCAGCTCACCCTCGTGCTCCATGCGGCCAGGCGTCGCGAGCGTACGCCCGACCACGTACTGCTCTCCGGTCCGCCCGGCCTGGGCAAGACCACGCTCGCGATGATCATCTCGGGCGAGATGTCGGCCCCGCTGCGGGTGACGAGCGGTCCCGCCATCCAGCACGCGGGCGATCTCGCGGCCATTCTGTCGGGCATCAACGAAGGCGATGTGCTCTTCGTCGACGAGATCCATCGCATGTCGAGGCCGGCCGAAGAGCTGCTGTACATGGCGATGGAGGACTTCCGCGTCGATGTCGTCATCGGCAAGGGCCCCGGTGCCACCGCCATCCCGTTGGAGATCCCGCAGTTCACGCTCGTCGGCGCGACCACGCGGGCGGGTCTGCTGCCGGGGCCGCTGCGCGACCGGTTCGGCTTCACGGCCCAGCTCGAGTACTACGAGGCCGCCGAGCTGCATCGCATCGTCCGTCGCTCCGCGCGGCTGCTCGAAGTCGACGTCACCGAGGACGGCGGGCTCGAGATCGCGTCGCGCTCGCGGGGCACGCCCCGGATCGCCAACCGGCTGCTGCGCCGCGTCCGTGACTACGCAGAGGTACGCGCCGACGGCACGGTCGACGAGGACATCGCGCACCGCGCACTCGACCTGTTCGAGGTCGACCGGCTCGGACTCGACCGGCTCGACCGCGCCGTGCTCCACGCGCTGTGCCGCAGCTTCGGCGGGGGACCGGTGGGCGTCTCCACGCTCGCGGTCGCCGTCGCCGAGGAGCGCGAGACGGTCGAGGAGCTTGCCGAGCCGTTCCTGGTACGCATGGGGTTCCTCGCACGGACGCCGCGGGGGCGGGTCGCGACCCCTGCCGCTTGGTCGCATCTGGGTCTCGCCGCGCCGGCGCCGGGTGCGCCGGACACCCTCCCGCTCGACTGAGCGGCGAGCCGCGGAGCGAGGGACGAGCGGAGCGGGGAGCGCGACCGTCGGTACCGAGCGGCGAGTGGGACAGCGGTGCTGACGGGTGCGGGAGGCGCGGCGTACCGTCAGGTAGTGCGGCGTAGGATGCGCGATGGTTCGGCAATCGACCGGCGACAAAACCCGTGAACTCCTGGAGTGACCACCCGTGACGCAAGAAGACCTGTACGCATTGCTCCCGTTCGTACTGCTGGCATTGGTGTTCTGGTTCCTCGTGTTCCGCCCTGCACGGAAGCGACAGCGGGAGACCCTGCAAACGCAGTCGAGTCTCGAGGTCGGCGCACGGGTGATGCTCACCAGCGGCATCTTCGGCGACGTCCTCTCTGTCGGTGATTCCGAGCTGGAGATCGAGATCGCCCCAGGCACGGTGATCACCGTGCACCGGCAGGCCATCGGACGGGTGGTCACGCCCGACGACGCGACCGACGATGCGGCCCTCGAGACCCGCGACGCCGACGACTCCGATGCTGACGACGTCGACGATGCCGACGACACTGCCCCGACCGAGCAGAGCGAGCCTGAACTCCCGACCCACGAAGAGAAGTAGTGAGCACTGCGCGACGAGGACGTACGTCTTCGAGGAAGCCTCGCCCCGGGCGCGTACTCGCGATCTTCCTCGCCGTGATCGTCGTGCTCTACGGCGTCGTCGCGATGGTCGGTGACTGGAAGCCTCGCCTCGGCCTCGATCTCCAGGGCGGTACGCGGATCGCCCTCGAGGCGAAGACGTCCAGCGGCGACGTCACGCAGGAGAAGCTCGACGAGGCGCGCGACATCATCGACCAGCGCGTCAACGGCAGCGGTATCTCCGAGGCCGACGTCACGACGCAGGGCGGCGACCAGGTCGTCATCGAGATTCCCGGCGAGAAGCAGGCCGGCATCGTCGATGAGGTCGGCCGCACGGCGCAGCTGCGGTTCAGGCTGGTCTGGGCGACGAGCGACAACGCCCAGCAGCAGCCCGAGAACGGGTCCGGCAACGGGTCCGGCAACGACCAGCAGCTGCCGTTCGAGAAGCCGAGTGACGAGCAGACGAGCTCGGGCAGCGATTCGACCTCCGACAACGGCAAGAACCGCACTGCGCCGACCGACGGCGCGCAGAGTGCCGGTGCCAAGTCCGACGGCGGCGACGACCCCGGTAACGGCGAGTCCGACGACCCGAGCGGCGACCAGTCGAGTGGCGATCAGTCGAGCGGTGACCAGTCCGACGATGGTGGTGATGACAACGACGACGCCGACGACTCCTCGACCGACGTCGACTGGACCGAGCTGTCGCTCGACCAGATGATCTCGGCCGAGACCGAGGGGTTGGACGCGCTCCCACCCGACTATCGACCGGCGATATCCGATCTCAACGATCAGCTTTCGTCCTTCCAGTGCAACGACAAGTCCCTCGGCAAGGTCGACGACGTGGCCGATGAGCCCCTCGTCACCTGCGATCCAGAATCCGGCGAGACCTTCCTGCTCAGTCCGTCGGTCATCCCGGGCACCGACGTCAGCGACGTCAGCGCCGGAGTGCCCCAGAACCAGGTCGACTGGGTCGTCAGCCTCGAGCTCGGCGGCGACGGTCAGAGCACCTTCGATCAGGTCACCGACGCCCTCACCGATCAGTACAACAGCGGCAACTCCGCCGGCAGTCGCTTCGCCATCGTCCTCGACGGTGCCGTTCTGAGCGCGCCGCAGAGCGAAGCCCACATCACCAACGGTCAGTCCCAGATCTCGGGCGACTTCACCCAGGACAGCGCGCAGTCGCTTGCGAACTCCCTCAAGTACGGCGCCTTGCCGCTCACGTTCGGCGTCAACAGCGTCTCCGTGGAGGGTCCGTCGCTCGCCGGCAGCCAGCTCGACGCCGGCCTCACCGCGGGCGCGGTCGGCCTGTTGCTCGTCATCTTGTACAGCCTGTTCTACTACCGCGGACTCGGCCTGGTCGTCATCGCGTCCCTGCTGGTCGCCGCCGCCACGACGTACGCCCTCGTGCTGCTGCTCGCCGCCAGCGCCGGCTTCACTCTGACCCTGCCG harbors:
- the ruvC gene encoding crossover junction endodeoxyribonuclease RuvC; the encoded protein is MRVLGIDPGLTRCGIGVVDGTIGRPLSMVEFGVARTPADAHVSARLLAIEAELEAWLDRHSPDAVAVERVFSQHNVRTVMGTAQASGVVMAAAARRGLPVALHTPSEVKAAVTGSGRADKAQVAAMVTRLLRLGAPPKPADAADALALAICHVWRGQAASRLEAAVLAQSTRRTP
- the ruvA gene encoding Holliday junction branch migration protein RuvA is translated as MIAFVSGRVAATNLTSVVIEVGGVGMLVHATPTTIAGVRRGEQATLTTSMVVREDSLTLYGFADDEERDMFELVQTANGIGPKVAQAMIAVLSPDDIRTAVASDDHKTLTSVPGIGAKGAQRIVLELKDRVGPAASVAATMPASGHSPWRDQVHEALIGLGWSAREADKAVVAVAPIADEQGDTVDVPALLRGALRTLSKA
- the ruvB gene encoding Holliday junction branch migration DNA helicase RuvB, producing MTYDAHSEDPPLDTARALVQPDAEGDERAFEAALRPKTLDELVGQDRVREQLTLVLHAARRRERTPDHVLLSGPPGLGKTTLAMIISGEMSAPLRVTSGPAIQHAGDLAAILSGINEGDVLFVDEIHRMSRPAEELLYMAMEDFRVDVVIGKGPGATAIPLEIPQFTLVGATTRAGLLPGPLRDRFGFTAQLEYYEAAELHRIVRRSARLLEVDVTEDGGLEIASRSRGTPRIANRLLRRVRDYAEVRADGTVDEDIAHRALDLFEVDRLGLDRLDRAVLHALCRSFGGGPVGVSTLAVAVAEERETVEELAEPFLVRMGFLARTPRGRVATPAAWSHLGLAAPAPGAPDTLPLD
- the yajC gene encoding preprotein translocase subunit YajC, which encodes MTQEDLYALLPFVLLALVFWFLVFRPARKRQRETLQTQSSLEVGARVMLTSGIFGDVLSVGDSELEIEIAPGTVITVHRQAIGRVVTPDDATDDAALETRDADDSDADDVDDADDTAPTEQSEPELPTHEEK
- the secD gene encoding protein translocase subunit SecD, whose product is MSTARRGRTSSRKPRPGRVLAIFLAVIVVLYGVVAMVGDWKPRLGLDLQGGTRIALEAKTSSGDVTQEKLDEARDIIDQRVNGSGISEADVTTQGGDQVVIEIPGEKQAGIVDEVGRTAQLRFRLVWATSDNAQQQPENGSGNGSGNDQQLPFEKPSDEQTSSGSDSTSDNGKNRTAPTDGAQSAGAKSDGGDDPGNGESDDPSGDQSSGDQSSGDQSDDGGDDNDDADDSSTDVDWTELSLDQMISAETEGLDALPPDYRPAISDLNDQLSSFQCNDKSLGKVDDVADEPLVTCDPESGETFLLSPSVIPGTDVSDVSAGVPQNQVDWVVSLELGGDGQSTFDQVTDALTDQYNSGNSAGSRFAIVLDGAVLSAPQSEAHITNGQSQISGDFTQDSAQSLANSLKYGALPLTFGVNSVSVEGPSLAGSQLDAGLTAGAVGLLLVILYSLFYYRGLGLVVIASLLVAAATTYALVLLLAASAGFTLTLPGIAGLIVAIGITADSFVVFFERLRDEVREGRSLRVAVERGWRRARMTIVAADSVSFMAALVLYIFAIGVVRGFAFALGLTTLIDVFIVFFFTKPLVALLARTQFFGQGHRFSGLDRKHLGIHDRPVSQMAKRPASASAGGEH